One Shewanella sp. MR-4 DNA window includes the following coding sequences:
- a CDS encoding Y-family DNA polymerase, with the protein MFALVDANSFYCSAEQVFRPDWRGKPVVVLSNNDGMIVAANRQAKEAGIQKFVPYFQVKAQCAERGVIACSSNYELYADLSSKMMDIIGRFAPEQHVYSIDETFLSFKNCYPAIKCLHTQGQLIRRAVWKEARLPVCVGIAETLTLAKLANHAAKKIEGYKGVCVIDNDQDRTAILKQLAVGDVWGIGRRISAKLELMNIRTAFDLANMPAGLARKQFSIEVERTVRELNGQACKVWDEARADKKQIFSTRSMGERITDFESLLQALSKHVGIAAAKARKQGSVCKTMLLFASNSPHDERPVSYKTVVHFPCPTNCTIELTKAVCEAAPKLFREGVRYYKIGVGLIDLASEKHSQLDLFNPPTTKPTLMLTLDHINQRYGSDTLFVAAQGIEQKWAMRRELLTPQYTTKWRSVPCIKC; encoded by the coding sequence ATGTTTGCGCTAGTCGATGCCAACAGCTTTTACTGTAGTGCGGAACAAGTATTCCGGCCTGATTGGCGTGGTAAGCCTGTTGTTGTGCTAAGTAATAATGATGGGATGATTGTTGCCGCCAATAGGCAGGCTAAAGAGGCGGGTATTCAGAAGTTTGTGCCTTACTTTCAAGTCAAAGCACAATGTGCTGAGCGTGGTGTGATTGCGTGTTCATCTAATTATGAACTGTATGCTGACTTGTCTAGCAAGATGATGGATATCATTGGCCGCTTTGCGCCTGAGCAGCATGTCTATAGCATCGATGAAACGTTCCTCTCGTTTAAGAACTGCTATCCAGCAATAAAATGCCTCCACACCCAAGGTCAATTAATAAGACGCGCTGTATGGAAAGAAGCTCGCTTGCCAGTTTGTGTGGGAATTGCGGAAACCCTGACGTTGGCAAAACTGGCTAACCATGCAGCTAAGAAGATTGAGGGTTATAAAGGGGTTTGTGTTATTGACAATGACCAAGACCGAACCGCTATTCTAAAGCAGCTAGCAGTAGGTGATGTTTGGGGAATTGGGCGCAGGATTAGTGCAAAGCTTGAACTGATGAATATCCGTACTGCATTTGACCTAGCGAACATGCCAGCAGGGCTAGCCCGTAAACAGTTCAGCATTGAAGTCGAGCGGACAGTACGAGAGCTTAACGGCCAAGCATGCAAGGTGTGGGATGAAGCGAGAGCTGATAAGAAGCAGATATTCTCGACAAGAAGCATGGGTGAGCGTATCACTGATTTTGAATCGTTACTCCAAGCACTGAGCAAGCATGTGGGAATTGCGGCTGCTAAAGCACGTAAGCAAGGCTCTGTTTGCAAGACGATGCTGCTATTTGCGAGTAACTCACCCCATGATGAGCGCCCTGTTAGCTATAAAACTGTGGTGCACTTCCCTTGTCCGACGAACTGTACGATAGAGCTGACTAAAGCAGTATGTGAAGCCGCACCCAAGCTGTTTCGTGAAGGAGTACGCTATTACAAGATAGGCGTAGGTTTGATTGATTTAGCGAGCGAGAAACACAGCCAATTAGACTTGTTCAATCCACCGACCACAAAGCCGACGCTAATGCTTACACTCGATCACATTAACCAACGCTACGGTAGTGATACTCTGTTTGTTGCAGCTCAAGGCATAGAGCAAAAATGGGCAATGCGGAGGGAATTACTGACGCCACAATATACGACTAAGTGGCGAAGTGTGCCGTGTATTAAGTGCTAA